The DNA sequence CGCGCACCCTTCTCAATAAGGCATTGCTAATTCTGGGAGTACCACGGCTGCGACCGGCAATTTCAATAGCTGCGTCATTGGTAATGGGCACTTTCAAAATATCGGCACTACGCTGTACAATGGTTGAAAGCAATTCGGTGTCATAATACTCCAATCGACTGGTAATGCCAAAACGGGCACGCATTGGGGCGGTCAACAAACCTGAACGGGTGGTGGCACCTATCAACGTAAAAGGCGCCAAATTGATCTGTACCGAGCGGGCATTCGGACCCGTTTCGATCATGATATCGATTTTATAATCTTCCATGGCCGAGTACAGGTACTCTTCCACTATCGGACTCAACCGGTGGATTTCATCAATGAACAACACATCACGTTCTTCTAAATTGGTAAGCAATCCGGCCAAATCGCCTGGTTTGTCCAATACCGGACCGGAAGTCACTTTGATGCCCACACCCAACTCATTCGCCAAAATATGGGCAAGTGTCGTCTTCCCAAGGCCAGGGGGGCCATGAAAAAGGGTATGGTCCAACGCTTCACCACGAAGATTCGCAGCCTGTACAAATACCTTAAGGTTTTCCAACACCTGTTCTTGGCCCGTAAAATCGTCAAAAGAAATGGGCCTAAGGGCTCTTTCAATATCGAGCTCTTCTTGTGAGTACTGTTCGCCTGTGGGATCTAAATATTCGTTCATGCAAAACAAATATAACGTAATTACGCCATAAGATTTTTAAATGGGAGGCGGCAAAACCGTATGCTGAATTATTGTATTTTCACCTTATGGGCACAACTACCTATAGTGAGGGGCTCTTACCGTACATCCCCTTTTACTATGTCATTTGGTCTGACGACCTTTTATCGGCCTCAGAAGTACAAGTAGTAAGACAAGCATTTGAATCGGACGAATCATTGTCTGATGATGATAAAACAATACTAGGGTCTTGGTTGGATAAGGAAAATCCGCCAAAAGATGGGGAGATCAAAAAATGGCAGCAACTGATCACCGAAAGCCATGTTACCTTAATCGAGAGTGAAATCTATCCCTTGGAGACATTTTCGCAAAAAGTGGCTCAGTTTTATGGCGGTCACGGTAAACCCAACGAGCAGCTACAAGAGATTGAACGCAATTTGGGTATTCAGCCCAATCACTACAACCATCTTTTCAATGTAGAAGTGGTGCATCAACCCTTCTCAAACCACTACGACGGATCGAAAATCGACATCTTGCTCAACGCAGCATATGAAAATGAGCTAAAAGTTTTCAGGGAATTTTTGGAGCAGCCCATTTTTAAATGGGAAATTCTACGCGACAAAGAAGAGGCCCGTTCAAAGGTATTGGAGCAACTAAAAGTCTTGTCATCACATGGGTGGGGTGCCTTGGCCTATCCCAGGGCGTATGGCGGTAAGGAAAACATTGAAAGCTATGCCACCATTTTTGAGCATCTGATGTATGTAGATGGCAGTTTGGCGGTCAAGTTCGGCGTGCAATTCGGCCTTTTTGGTGGTAGTGTACATCATTTGGGCAGTAAAAAACACCATGATCTGTATCTTGAAGATACAGGTTCGGGCAAACTGTTGGGCTGTTTTGCCATGACCGAAACAGGTCACGGTAGTAATGTGCGGGGCATTAAAACCACGGCCACCTATGTACATGGTGACCGGGCCTTGGTCATTCATACCCCGGGCAAAAATGACAACAAAGAATATATTGGCAATGCCCTGCATGCCACCATGGCCACGGTTTTTGCACAATTGATCGTAGCTGGAAAAACTATGGGCGTACATGCCGTTCTGGTGCCGTTGAGAAATGATAATCACGAGTTATTGGAAGGCATCCATATTGATGATAACGGCCATAAACTGGGCCTAAATGGTGTCGATAACGGTAAAATATGGTTCAATCAGGCAAAAGTTCCCGTTGAAAACCTACTGGACAGGTATGGAAGCATTGATCAAAATGGTAAGTACCGATCTGAAATCAAAAATGCCAACAAACGCTTTTTTACCATGTTGGGCACACTGGTCGGGGGGCGCATCTGTGTGGCAAAGGGTGCTTTGGCCGGGTCTAAAATGGCGCTTACCATCACTACCAAGTACGCCCTGAAAAGAAGACAGTTCAATGATAATATCAAAATACAGGAAGATTTGTTGATAGATTACCCCAGTCATCAACTTCGACTGATACCTAAAGTCGCCTCGGCCTACGTGTATCACATTGTACTCCAAAGGGCCATGCAAGACTATGCCCAAAGTGAACATAAAGACAAAAGAAAAATAGAAACCCAAGTGGCCGGGCTGAAAGCGACCGTTACCCACTTTTCGACAGAGACGATCCAAGAATGTCGTGAAGCTTGTGGCGGTAAGGGATATCTGCTTGAAAATCGAATTGCCGACCTTAAGAACGATACTGATATTTTCACCACTTTTGAAGGTGATAATACGGTGCTTTTACAACTTTGCGCCAAGGGTGTACTTTCCGATTTCAAATCAGAATTGAATTCTGGTGGTTTTGTAAGTGTTCTGAAACTACTGGGCACAAGAATCTCCGATAGGTTCGCGACCATCAATCCCGCTTACGTCAATAAAGTTGACAGTACCCATCTCTACAACCATAAGTTTCATTTACATGCCCTTGATTTCAGATTACGAAGGCTGACCTACACCGCTGCCATGCGCATCAGAAATTACATCAAAAAAGGAATGCCCAGTTATCAAGCTTTTCTAAAGGTACAGACCCATCTCATCGAATTGGGCAGGGCCTATAGCGATGCCCTGGCCATGAAATGGTATTATGATTTTGTCGTTAAGATGGATGATGGTGACCATAAAGAGTTGATGTACCAACTGGGTGCCCTTCATGGACTATCGATCATTCGAAAAAATGCCTCTTGGTATTTGGAGCAAGGGTATTTTGGCAGTACCAAATCAAAGGCCATACGACAACGGGTCGAGCGTTTGAGCACTGAGCTCAGGCCACATATCAACGCTTTGGTCGAAGGTTTCGGCATACCTGACCAACTATTGACAGCCCCGATAGCCGATTAGTTTTTTTTGATCAATTGGGAAGTATCCAAAAATTCCAAAACCGTGATTTTTGGTGTTCCGTATAGATAGGTCCTGGCATTGCCCTTTGAGCTCAGTTCTAAATCGCGATAGGCATATACATTGACATTTGCCGATTCTTGAACGGTTAACTTGATCGATGCGGCTTCCATTCGTTCGCCTTTCAGTTTTGCATTTCCGTGTACCGCTGCAACCAAATCATCAGAAGTACCCTCAAGTACAATATTGGCATTGTCTTGCACCTGTAACCTGGTAACGCCATTGACCGTATAGATCGAAGGTTTTGCCCTGCTCTTGAGGTTGATGTTCAACGAATCAACATCGAGATTGAAGTCACCAGAACTGGCATCTTCCATGTTCAAATCCAAAACCGAAGCATCGGCCTTTAGGTTCAATTCTGAATCACCGAAAGCATCTATGTACATTATATCGTTTGAAATGATGTCTTCACAAACAATACTACCTGCGCGCATCGTCACCGCTTTCAATTCATCGAATTCTATTGTGATATTGAATTTTTTCTTCGATGTTACGGTATAAAAGGAAGAAATGACCAGTGTGCTGTCTTCAACCTTAAATTTCAGAATATCGACCAAATTATCATCAGCTTCTATACGATAGCCCGGTCCGAAAGATTTTTTCAATTTAATATCCAAATCATCGTTCAGCACTATGGCATTGAAAGGGGGCAATTCATCATTCACTTCGGTCACCACGCGGTTTCCCTTGATCTTTGGTTTGCGTTGGGCCACTGATGAAATCACTGACAGCAACAATAATGGTAGAATGAGTTTTTTCATGACAGACAGGCTCTTAATATTTTTAAAGATATAAATTGAGAAACAATATCAGTGCCAAAGTCACCAACAAAAAACCCATCCGTCTGGGATGGGTTCTTGCAGTTATTACTGAAACCTAATGGTTGAGTTCTTCTTCGTTCTCTTGTAATGGTACGGTCTGCGGCACAAAGTCTTGATCTGGAATAATGTACTCTCCATTTTCATATGTCTTGCTATAGTCATATGCCCAACGATGTACATGAGGTATCGCGCCCGGCCAGTTACCGTGTATATGCTCTTGTGGTGCGGTCCACTCTAGCGTAGTGGCTTTCCACGGATTAAGGGGCCCTCTCTTACCGTAGAAAATACTTCTTATGAAGTTATAGGCAAATACCAATTGTGCACCTGCGGTGATAATGGCAAACACCGTCATCAACACCTGAACATCGGTCAATTCATCGAACATGGGAAATGCGGTGTTCTGATAGTATCTTCTCGGCACCCCTGCCATGCCCACGAAGTGCATGGGAAAGAAAATTCCGTAAGATCCAATGGCCGTTATCCAAAAGTGGATATAGCCTAGATTCTTGCTCATCATGCGCCCTTGGAACATTTTCGGGAACCAATGGTAAACCCCGGCGAACATTCCATACAAAGCTGAAATACCCATCACTAAATGAAAGTGTGCCACAA is a window from the Muricauda sp. SCSIO 65647 genome containing:
- a CDS encoding acyl-CoA dehydrogenase — its product is MGTTTYSEGLLPYIPFYYVIWSDDLLSASEVQVVRQAFESDESLSDDDKTILGSWLDKENPPKDGEIKKWQQLITESHVTLIESEIYPLETFSQKVAQFYGGHGKPNEQLQEIERNLGIQPNHYNHLFNVEVVHQPFSNHYDGSKIDILLNAAYENELKVFREFLEQPIFKWEILRDKEEARSKVLEQLKVLSSHGWGALAYPRAYGGKENIESYATIFEHLMYVDGSLAVKFGVQFGLFGGSVHHLGSKKHHDLYLEDTGSGKLLGCFAMTETGHGSNVRGIKTTATYVHGDRALVIHTPGKNDNKEYIGNALHATMATVFAQLIVAGKTMGVHAVLVPLRNDNHELLEGIHIDDNGHKLGLNGVDNGKIWFNQAKVPVENLLDRYGSIDQNGKYRSEIKNANKRFFTMLGTLVGGRICVAKGALAGSKMALTITTKYALKRRQFNDNIKIQEDLLIDYPSHQLRLIPKVASAYVYHIVLQRAMQDYAQSEHKDKRKIETQVAGLKATVTHFSTETIQECREACGGKGYLLENRIADLKNDTDIFTTFEGDNTVLLQLCAKGVLSDFKSELNSGGFVSVLKLLGTRISDRFATINPAYVNKVDSTHLYNHKFHLHALDFRLRRLTYTAAMRIRNYIKKGMPSYQAFLKVQTHLIELGRAYSDALAMKWYYDFVVKMDDGDHKELMYQLGALHGLSIIRKNASWYLEQGYFGSTKSKAIRQRVERLSTELRPHINALVEGFGIPDQLLTAPIAD
- the ruvB gene encoding Holliday junction branch migration DNA helicase RuvB, coding for MNEYLDPTGEQYSQEELDIERALRPISFDDFTGQEQVLENLKVFVQAANLRGEALDHTLFHGPPGLGKTTLAHILANELGVGIKVTSGPVLDKPGDLAGLLTNLEERDVLFIDEIHRLSPIVEEYLYSAMEDYKIDIMIETGPNARSVQINLAPFTLIGATTRSGLLTAPMRARFGITSRLEYYDTELLSTIVQRSADILKVPITNDAAIEIAGRSRGTPRISNALLRRVRDFAQIKGDGNIDLDISRFALKALNVDAHGLDEMDNKILTTIIDKFKGGPVGITTLATAVSESAETIEEVYEPFLIQQGFIMRTPRGREVTELAYKHLGRIKGGDQQGLF
- a CDS encoding GIN domain-containing protein, whose product is MKKLILPLLLLSVISSVAQRKPKIKGNRVVTEVNDELPPFNAIVLNDDLDIKLKKSFGPGYRIEADDNLVDILKFKVEDSTLVISSFYTVTSKKKFNITIEFDELKAVTMRAGSIVCEDIISNDIMYIDAFGDSELNLKADASVLDLNMEDASSGDFNLDVDSLNINLKSRAKPSIYTVNGVTRLQVQDNANIVLEGTSDDLVAAVHGNAKLKGERMEAASIKLTVQESANVNVYAYRDLELSSKGNARTYLYGTPKITVLEFLDTSQLIKKN